A region from the Candidatus Electrothrix scaldis genome encodes:
- a CDS encoding methyltransferase domain-containing protein, which produces MTEDKQYSWDAEDYEQHSSAQQSWARELMKKLDLQGHESVLDIGCGDGKVTAEIAALLPEGEVLGIDSSPDMLYLAREKFSWSTHPNLSFQERDAKDLTCEAEFDVVFSSAALHWVLDHRPVLTGISRALKLGGRILLQMAGKGNAASVIAVLDELLQSEKWQPYFADFTFPYGFYGPELYKAWLSQAGLHPIRVELIPKDMSYPDRAGLEGWVRTTWLPYTERVPVEQRDAFITAIVDKYLEEHPADNKGQIHVEMVRLEVEACPGKYREMNLIDLPSPTDAP; this is translated from the coding sequence ATGACAGAAGACAAACAATACAGCTGGGACGCTGAAGACTACGAGCAACACTCCTCTGCTCAACAGAGCTGGGCCAGGGAGCTGATGAAGAAACTGGATCTCCAGGGGCATGAGTCTGTTTTGGATATTGGTTGCGGCGATGGTAAGGTAACAGCAGAAATCGCTGCTCTCCTACCTGAGGGTGAGGTCCTTGGTATAGACAGTTCCCCAGACATGTTGTATCTGGCCCGGGAAAAATTTTCCTGGTCAACCCATCCCAATCTTTCTTTCCAGGAACGAGACGCCAAGGACCTGACCTGTGAGGCAGAATTCGATGTTGTTTTCTCCAGCGCAGCCCTCCATTGGGTGCTGGACCATCGTCCGGTCTTAACAGGCATAAGCAGGGCTCTGAAGCTGGGAGGACGCATACTTTTACAGATGGCTGGCAAAGGAAATGCTGCCTCTGTCATTGCAGTTCTTGATGAACTCCTCCAGTCAGAAAAATGGCAACCTTATTTTGCTGACTTCACCTTCCCCTATGGTTTCTACGGACCTGAACTGTATAAAGCCTGGCTCAGTCAGGCAGGACTGCATCCTATCCGGGTTGAACTTATTCCCAAGGATATGTCTTATCCTGATCGGGCCGGATTAGAAGGATGGGTACGGACAACCTGGCTGCCCTATACAGAACGAGTCCCGGTTGAACAAAGAGATGCCTTTATCACTGCGATCGTTGACAAATACCTTGAGGAACATCCCGCAGACAATAAGGGACAAATACATGTAGAGATGGTACGTCTTGAAGTGGAAGCCTGTCCGGGAAAATACCGGGAAATGAATCTTATTGATCTGCCCAGTCCAACAGACGCTCCATAG
- a CDS encoding MMPL family transporter: MINYKNLFVVSCVLIALTIFGLLRLQIDTDVVRSLPTQEKSIADGIEIFEQHPIHDQIAIDISLIKANPDRLVEIGKALEEKLEQSGFFAQVGTDSLGSLIPELALYAAKHLPLLFTEKELKDKITPLLEPEQINQRLQKLYQELSGMEGIGQAEFMGLDPLGLKDLVLARMAPLAPSLNSQFYQGSLLSKDGHHLLVTARPKASGTDTASARQISQFLDQVEQELTRQYPEEKIQLTPVGAYRAALDNEEIIRHDVNLALVLATLGIALLLYFAFPRPLTGLLAFVPALAGTGASLFIYSLLHSSISIMVLGFGGALISITVDHGIAYLLFLDRPQKTRGQEASREVRAIALMAVVTSVCAFLILSSSGFPVFVQLGQFTALGILFSYLFVHTIFPRLFPSMPPAEHTRSLPLRRFVDLLYRTGKPGAIAALLLFICLAFFAKPQFHVDLTSMNTMSTETQAADALFTEVWGNINERVILMRSVDSLTELQNGNDQLLAKVEEDTAQDVLAGAFVPSMLFPGQERAKENFRAWHTFWNDERVQQVQEKFTRMGEELGFAPAAFAPFFTQLQQTEIATINPITIPEKFYELLGIRPNSERTGLLQFLTLIPGKNYTAQEAVQRYGQDASFFDAKYFTARLAEILFSTFRKMLVIIALSIVLLLALFYLDLRQTLLTLLPPFFAYICTLGTLHLIGHPLDIPALMLSIVILGMGVDYSVFCVRAHQRYQDIAHPSYALVRTAVFMAGASTLIGFGVLCFAEHAVLRSIGIASFLGIGYSLLGTFLLLPPLLDRFLFSQQQEGTGERKNMDVEARVRHRYRTLEAYTRMFARFKLRYDPMFADLPTMLTYKQGEIKTVIDIGCGYGVPACWCLEQYPGAVVYGIDPDSERVRSATIAFAGQGKAICGYAPELPPTPSPADLVLLLDMFHYLDDETAAAVLHNSFEALDKNGLLVTRFVIRPVGKLSWNWYLEDWRIKSAGGQAYYRPANRMAEFMRQAGFTVVYNEVSAVNRELIWLTGKKEEGGVKE, translated from the coding sequence ATGATCAATTATAAAAATCTTTTTGTCGTTTCCTGTGTACTTATCGCCTTAACAATCTTCGGTTTATTGCGTTTACAAATTGATACTGACGTAGTGCGTTCCTTACCCACTCAGGAAAAAAGCATTGCCGATGGAATCGAGATCTTTGAACAGCATCCCATTCATGACCAGATAGCTATCGACATAAGCTTGATCAAGGCCAATCCAGATCGTCTGGTGGAAATCGGCAAGGCCCTGGAAGAAAAATTAGAGCAAAGCGGTTTCTTTGCACAAGTGGGTACTGATAGCCTTGGCTCCCTTATTCCTGAGTTGGCCCTCTATGCGGCCAAGCACCTTCCCCTGCTTTTTACCGAGAAGGAGCTGAAGGACAAAATCACGCCCCTCCTGGAACCAGAGCAGATAAATCAACGTCTCCAGAAACTGTATCAAGAACTTAGTGGCATGGAGGGGATTGGACAGGCAGAGTTTATGGGACTGGATCCCCTCGGACTTAAAGATCTTGTCCTGGCCCGGATGGCTCCCCTTGCACCCTCGCTCAATTCCCAGTTCTATCAAGGGAGTTTGCTTTCCAAGGATGGGCACCATCTCTTGGTTACAGCTCGCCCCAAGGCTTCCGGCACTGACACGGCTTCGGCCCGGCAAATTTCCCAGTTCCTTGATCAAGTAGAGCAGGAGCTTACCCGGCAATATCCTGAGGAGAAAATACAGCTCACCCCAGTGGGAGCCTATCGGGCGGCCCTGGATAACGAGGAAATCATTCGCCATGATGTGAATCTTGCTCTCGTGCTCGCCACCCTGGGCATTGCCTTGCTCCTCTATTTTGCCTTTCCCCGGCCTCTGACCGGACTCCTGGCCTTTGTCCCGGCTCTTGCTGGCACCGGAGCATCGCTCTTTATTTACTCCCTGCTTCATTCCTCCATCTCCATCATGGTCTTAGGGTTTGGAGGAGCGTTGATTTCTATTACTGTGGATCACGGCATTGCCTACCTTCTTTTTCTGGACCGCCCCCAGAAAACCAGGGGCCAAGAGGCCTCCCGAGAGGTACGAGCCATCGCCCTGATGGCGGTTGTCACCTCAGTCTGTGCCTTTCTCATCCTCAGCAGCAGTGGTTTTCCGGTCTTTGTCCAACTCGGCCAATTTACAGCCCTGGGGATTTTATTTTCCTATCTTTTTGTCCACACGATTTTCCCCCGGCTCTTCCCGAGCATGCCGCCTGCGGAGCATACCCGCTCGCTGCCGCTCCGCCGTTTTGTCGATCTCCTCTATCGCACAGGCAAACCGGGCGCTATTGCGGCCTTGCTGCTCTTTATCTGCTTAGCCTTTTTTGCCAAGCCCCAGTTTCATGTAGACCTGACCAGCATGAATACCATGTCTACCGAAACCCAGGCTGCGGATGCCCTTTTTACCGAGGTCTGGGGTAATATCAATGAACGGGTCATCCTGATGCGTTCTGTTGATTCCCTGACAGAACTTCAAAACGGTAATGACCAGCTCCTTGCCAAGGTGGAAGAGGATACCGCTCAGGATGTCTTGGCCGGGGCCTTTGTCCCCTCCATGCTTTTTCCAGGACAAGAGCGAGCAAAAGAGAATTTCAGGGCTTGGCACACCTTCTGGAATGATGAGCGCGTACAACAGGTCCAGGAGAAGTTTACTCGAATGGGAGAAGAACTCGGTTTTGCTCCCGCAGCCTTTGCGCCTTTTTTTACCCAACTTCAGCAGACTGAGATCGCAACTATAAATCCCATAACCATTCCGGAAAAATTTTACGAACTCCTGGGGATCAGGCCCAACAGTGAGCGAACAGGCTTACTTCAGTTTCTCACCCTCATCCCCGGAAAAAACTACACGGCTCAGGAGGCGGTGCAACGCTATGGACAGGATGCCAGCTTCTTTGATGCAAAGTATTTTACAGCGCGCCTGGCAGAAATTCTTTTTTCCACCTTTCGCAAGATGCTAGTGATCATTGCCCTCAGTATCGTGCTCCTCCTGGCCTTGTTCTATCTTGATCTGCGCCAGACCCTGCTTACCCTCTTACCGCCCTTTTTCGCCTATATCTGCACCCTAGGCACCTTGCACCTGATTGGACACCCTCTGGATATTCCCGCACTCATGCTCTCCATCGTGATCCTGGGCATGGGAGTAGATTATTCTGTCTTCTGCGTTCGGGCTCATCAACGTTACCAGGATATCGCCCATCCTTCCTATGCCTTGGTGCGAACTGCTGTGTTTATGGCAGGCGCATCCACCCTGATCGGCTTCGGGGTGCTTTGCTTTGCCGAGCACGCTGTCCTGCGCAGCATTGGTATTGCCTCCTTTCTCGGCATCGGATATTCGTTGCTCGGTACCTTCCTGCTCTTACCGCCCTTGCTGGATCGCTTTCTTTTTTCTCAGCAACAGGAAGGAACTGGGGAGAGAAAAAACATGGACGTAGAAGCTCGTGTTCGCCACAGATACAGAACGCTGGAGGCCTACACCAGGATGTTTGCCCGATTTAAACTACGCTACGACCCGATGTTTGCCGACCTGCCTACCATGCTGACCTATAAACAAGGAGAGATCAAAACCGTTATTGATATTGGCTGCGGCTACGGGGTACCAGCCTGCTGGTGCCTTGAACAATACCCCGGAGCTGTGGTCTATGGTATTGATCCTGATTCTGAACGGGTACGCTCTGCCACCATCGCCTTTGCTGGACAAGGCAAGGCTATTTGCGGTTACGCCCCTGAACTCCCGCCCACGCCTTCTCCAGCCGATTTGGTTCTTTTACTGGATATGTTCCATTACCTGGATGATGAAACCGCAGCCGCAGTACTCCACAACAGCTTTGAGGCCCTTGATAAAAACGGTTTACTGGTAACTCGTTTTGTTATCCGGCCCGTGGGTAAACTTTCGTGGAATTGGTATCTGGAAGATTGGCGGATCAAATCCGCAGGCGGTCAAGCCTATTATCGCCCCGCCAACAGAATGGCTGAGTTTATGCGCCAAGCTGGTTTTACGGTGGTTTATAATGAAGTATCAGCAGTGAATCGAGAACTGATCTGGCTGACAGGGAAAAAGGAAGAAGGTGGCGTTAAGGAATGA
- a CDS encoding TVP38/TMEM64 family protein: MTDSPATAQPPSSKKKVYAKLTLLLIVVVLVFLFLVFDGQQYLSLASLKSSRQILQDFYNEHQLFTIAAYMLLYILVTALSLPGAVIMSLGGGALFGLWLGFLLVSFASTIGATLAFLVSRFLLRDAIKRRFGEKLTAINKGIEQDGAFYLFSLRLVPVFPFFIINLVMGLTSIRTAVFFLVSQIGMIPGTLVYVNAGTQLGKIESASGVLSPGLLLSFALLGVFPLLAKKLIGLLRKKNIRKGD; encoded by the coding sequence ATGACTGATTCCCCCGCGACAGCACAACCCCCTTCTTCGAAGAAGAAAGTCTACGCGAAACTTACCCTTCTGCTGATCGTAGTAGTTCTTGTGTTTCTTTTTCTTGTTTTTGACGGACAACAATATCTGAGTTTAGCCTCCCTCAAGTCCAGTCGCCAAATTTTGCAGGATTTCTACAACGAACATCAATTGTTCACCATTGCAGCGTATATGCTGCTCTATATTTTGGTCACGGCCCTGTCTTTACCAGGAGCTGTCATCATGAGCTTGGGCGGTGGTGCTCTGTTCGGGCTGTGGCTTGGTTTTTTGCTGGTTTCTTTTGCCAGTACTATCGGGGCAACCCTTGCCTTTCTCGTCTCACGCTTTCTTCTGCGTGATGCCATCAAGCGCCGCTTCGGGGAAAAGCTCACAGCCATCAATAAGGGCATTGAGCAGGATGGGGCCTTCTATCTTTTTTCCCTGCGTCTCGTGCCCGTTTTTCCCTTTTTTATTATTAATCTGGTTATGGGCTTAACTTCTATCCGTACAGCAGTCTTTTTTCTGGTCAGTCAAATCGGTATGATTCCGGGAACGTTGGTCTATGTGAATGCGGGTACCCAGCTCGGTAAAATCGAGTCAGCAAGTGGTGTTTTATCGCCAGGACTGCTGCTTTCCTTTGCCCTGCTCGGTGTTTTTCCCTTGCTGGCAAAGAAGCTGATAGGGCTGCTTAGAAAAAAAAATATCAGGAAAGGGGACTGA
- a CDS encoding AraC family transcriptional regulator ligand-binding domain-containing protein yields the protein MSSSSQSSSKGRILGSMGSVAVLFAAYVGLSVERISKETGIDPALLMDPEQYLPEDFFEKFFNLLVKEFPDRNIPLELAQLAPLSYFGTPGRLLLRAPDAKSMVEMFAGNSDLLADRLKIEVVESSSREIFLCTEQPLDQVVKGISQEIGLGLGTRIVRDCFGEGLLSRVEFRHKARGKAKAYEETFNVPVRFQSDCNALVLNAKKLDVLNRRGTPESRSSLEQRLLRLRQELGLEKADEAADVRKAIMKNAIKGDYSVSGLARSMGMSLSTLQRRVPSDIKVRKLLEEVRYVNAMGMLADQRLSVDEVAFRLGFESDRGFRKAFKRWSGRTPAEARKEMM from the coding sequence ATGTCTTCTTCCTCCCAGTCCTCATCCAAAGGTCGTATTCTTGGCAGTATGGGGAGTGTCGCGGTTTTATTTGCTGCCTATGTCGGGCTCTCTGTAGAGCGTATCAGTAAGGAGACCGGCATTGATCCCGCTCTTCTCATGGATCCAGAGCAATACCTTCCAGAAGATTTTTTTGAGAAATTTTTTAATCTTCTGGTCAAGGAATTTCCTGATAGAAATATTCCTCTGGAATTGGCCCAGCTCGCACCGCTCTCCTATTTTGGCACTCCTGGTCGGCTCTTGCTCCGGGCGCCGGATGCTAAGTCTATGGTGGAAATGTTTGCAGGCAACAGCGACCTGCTTGCGGATCGCCTGAAAATAGAGGTTGTTGAAAGCAGCAGTAGGGAGATCTTTCTCTGTACGGAGCAACCGCTTGATCAGGTGGTTAAGGGGATTAGTCAGGAGATTGGTTTAGGACTGGGAACAAGGATCGTGCGGGATTGTTTTGGAGAGGGGCTCCTTTCTCGCGTGGAATTTCGCCATAAGGCCCGAGGAAAAGCTAAAGCCTATGAAGAGACTTTTAATGTGCCGGTTCGCTTTCAATCTGATTGCAATGCCCTGGTGTTAAATGCTAAAAAGCTAGATGTGCTCAACAGGCGCGGGACCCCTGAAAGCCGCAGTTCTCTGGAGCAACGCCTGCTCCGGCTCCGTCAGGAACTCGGTTTGGAAAAGGCTGATGAAGCTGCCGATGTCCGCAAGGCTATTATGAAAAATGCCATCAAAGGTGACTATTCAGTCTCCGGGCTTGCCCGCAGTATGGGGATGAGCCTCAGTACCTTGCAACGTCGCGTGCCCTCTGATATCAAGGTGCGTAAGCTACTGGAGGAAGTGCGGTATGTAAATGCGATGGGCATGCTGGCTGATCAACGCCTCAGTGTGGATGAAGTGGCTTTCCGGTTGGGATTTGAGAGCGACCGGGGCTTTAGAAAGGCTTTTAAGCGCTGGTCAGGAAGGACTCCTGCCGAAGCGAGGAAAGAGATGATGTAG
- the plsY gene encoding glycerol-3-phosphate 1-O-acyltransferase PlsY — MQFSSFFLIIASYLIGAVPFGLLLSRGKGINIREQGSKNIGATNVSRLLGKKLGFLTFLLDCTKGFLPMFLAGRLLGEGETQNGVIALCGAAAVIGHMFPIYLRFKGGKGVATGLGVFLYLAPLAVLISMVIFIAVVAATGYVSLGSLLSSAVVLPCLYFFAEPSWKLSVAGFIIIMIWIKHHENIGRLLKGTEKSFKKKKEPAP; from the coding sequence ATGCAATTTTCCTCTTTCTTTCTCATCATAGCGTCCTACCTGATTGGTGCTGTTCCCTTTGGACTCCTGCTCTCCCGTGGAAAAGGAATAAATATCCGCGAACAGGGCAGTAAAAATATCGGGGCAACGAATGTCTCCCGCCTCTTGGGCAAAAAGCTGGGATTTCTGACCTTCCTTCTGGATTGTACAAAGGGATTTCTCCCCATGTTTCTGGCAGGACGTTTACTCGGAGAGGGAGAAACGCAGAATGGAGTGATAGCCCTCTGCGGAGCTGCAGCAGTTATCGGGCATATGTTTCCAATCTATCTCCGCTTTAAAGGAGGAAAGGGAGTGGCCACAGGCCTTGGTGTTTTTCTCTACCTGGCCCCCTTGGCAGTCCTAATCAGTATGGTCATTTTTATCGCCGTAGTGGCCGCCACGGGCTATGTCTCTCTTGGTTCCCTGCTCAGTTCCGCCGTGGTCTTGCCCTGTCTTTATTTTTTCGCTGAACCATCCTGGAAACTCTCCGTTGCTGGTTTTATCATCATTATGATCTGGATCAAGCATCATGAAAATATAGGGCGCCTGCTGAAGGGGACGGAAAAAAGCTTTAAGAAGAAAAAAGAGCCAGCCCCCTAA
- the recO gene encoding DNA repair protein RecO encodes MPDQLCRTEGIVLRSVDFGESDRIITLYSLDAGRLTVIAKGAKRSKKRFVNKLEAFSLLDVTYRPARQDNRLHFLSEAELKDAFLFLRTDWQRYSAAMLVCELVLRFTGEHDPDRRIFFLLHWALESIHRGSSPVPVLVFFLLHLLGVCGYHPSLDGCATCSCPPEKSRQGHFTLQPGEGALVCSRCRSNVSRSRFTLSLQSLKFLQTAQKMTIKQVQRLQMPEHVAIECLFVLSCYAKYLLQADLHSWNFFARNISQGGGRNKEGLHLPFSLSEEP; translated from the coding sequence TTGCCCGATCAACTGTGCCGTACCGAGGGGATTGTCCTGAGAAGCGTCGATTTTGGCGAATCGGATAGAATTATTACCCTGTATAGTTTGGATGCTGGACGGTTGACTGTTATTGCTAAGGGGGCAAAGCGTTCGAAAAAGCGTTTTGTTAATAAGTTAGAAGCTTTCTCTTTGCTTGATGTTACGTATCGTCCGGCGCGACAGGATAATCGCCTTCACTTTTTGAGTGAGGCGGAGTTAAAAGACGCCTTTCTTTTTTTGCGGACGGATTGGCAGCGATACAGTGCTGCTATGCTCGTTTGTGAACTGGTTCTTCGTTTCACCGGCGAGCATGATCCTGATCGCCGGATTTTTTTTCTTCTTCATTGGGCACTAGAATCTATTCATAGAGGTTCCTCACCTGTCCCTGTTCTTGTCTTTTTCCTGCTGCATCTGTTGGGTGTCTGCGGTTATCATCCCAGTTTAGATGGTTGTGCAACTTGTTCTTGCCCCCCGGAAAAGAGTAGACAAGGTCATTTTACCCTTCAGCCTGGCGAGGGTGCCCTTGTTTGCAGTCGTTGCAGGAGTAATGTGAGCCGTTCTCGCTTCACTCTTTCGCTGCAAAGTCTTAAATTTCTTCAAACAGCACAGAAGATGACAATAAAGCAGGTGCAACGTCTCCAGATGCCGGAACACGTTGCGATAGAGTGCCTGTTCGTTTTGTCCTGCTACGCCAAGTACCTCCTACAAGCTGATCTTCACTCGTGGAATTTTTTTGCGCGCAACATTTCTCAGGGTGGGGGAAGAAATAAAGAGGGCTTGCATCTTCCCTTTTCCCTTTCCGAGGAGCCTTAG
- a CDS encoding helix-turn-helix domain-containing protein: MTKQEAKDSEKSKEDLEEQGLQQEKENLPIGKLLRQVREKKALTVHDISRETNISSSNLTSIELGNYNELPADTFIRGQIIIYAKFLGLDGAEAARLFFEERAQCLSGKEKEQFESQGRGMSTNRLAEPAHISSATWALTLLVVVIGFLVGFSWYTGWSPFAYFFEQEPAQVNTATVVPLPSLPESVSDAEAGASDETAHEEEVLSSEETIPEVGQQETQKQGAEEGTGNSDALEQSSAPSSE, translated from the coding sequence ATGACAAAGCAAGAAGCGAAAGATTCAGAGAAATCCAAAGAGGATCTGGAGGAGCAGGGGCTCCAACAAGAAAAGGAAAATCTTCCTATTGGTAAATTGCTGCGGCAAGTGCGCGAGAAAAAAGCATTAACGGTTCATGATATCTCGCGGGAAACAAATATTTCCTCTTCAAACCTGACCTCTATTGAGCTGGGTAATTATAACGAGCTACCAGCAGATACTTTTATCCGAGGTCAGATAATCATTTATGCTAAATTTCTCGGTCTTGACGGGGCAGAAGCTGCCCGCCTGTTTTTTGAAGAACGTGCTCAGTGCTTAAGCGGGAAGGAAAAAGAACAATTTGAGTCGCAGGGGAGAGGAATGTCCACGAATAGGCTTGCCGAGCCAGCTCATATTTCTTCTGCGACTTGGGCTCTGACCCTACTTGTGGTGGTTATTGGTTTCCTTGTTGGCTTTAGTTGGTACACTGGCTGGAGTCCCTTTGCTTATTTTTTTGAACAGGAGCCAGCCCAGGTGAATACCGCAACCGTGGTTCCTCTTCCTTCTTTGCCGGAATCCGTGTCTGATGCTGAAGCAGGAGCATCAGATGAAACTGCTCATGAAGAAGAGGTGCTCTCTTCGGAAGAGACCATTCCTGAGGTCGGGCAGCAAGAAACACAAAAGCAAGGGGCTGAAGAAGGGACAGGAAACAGTGATGCCCTTGAGCAGAGTTCTGCGCCGTCCTCTGAGTAG
- a CDS encoding SurA N-terminal domain-containing protein, with product MKISRLYMLLAFFLVIYSSVAQSEIIDSCVAVVNEDVITRSDVNRIGEAVFRKINEEAPPEQREEALRLAQQKIIRQLIENKLLNQQAAALRISVSDGEVERARQQVLQRNGFSEEDFKEELENMSLSETQYRETLRDQILRSKLVGYEVRSRIVIPDEEIQRYFDEQYSKQAKTEGYYILQLGVSWANAGQGVSVAAAKEEARKQVEAAYELAKEGGDFKALARQYSNLPSATDGGDLGFFEKDEMAAYMRDAVTSLQPGELSPLIERSDSYMFFKLLANGQEEEGKEQVLNDNIKEEIRNTLYKQEAEERYKKWLEKIRSEAYIKIL from the coding sequence ATGAAAATAAGCCGTTTATATATGTTGTTGGCCTTTTTCTTGGTCATTTACTCGTCTGTTGCCCAATCTGAGATTATCGACTCCTGTGTTGCGGTTGTTAATGAAGATGTTATTACCCGTTCTGATGTGAATAGGATCGGAGAAGCGGTTTTTCGAAAAATAAATGAAGAAGCTCCACCTGAGCAGCGTGAGGAAGCCTTGAGGCTGGCGCAGCAGAAAATTATTAGGCAGCTGATAGAGAATAAACTCCTTAATCAGCAGGCAGCTGCTCTTAGAATTTCGGTTTCTGATGGAGAGGTTGAACGTGCGAGACAACAGGTGCTGCAACGCAATGGCTTTTCCGAAGAAGATTTTAAGGAAGAGTTAGAAAATATGAGCCTGAGCGAAACTCAGTATCGTGAGACTCTGCGTGACCAGATCCTCCGGAGTAAACTGGTCGGTTATGAGGTGCGCTCCAGGATTGTTATCCCGGATGAGGAAATTCAGCGATATTTTGATGAGCAATATAGCAAACAAGCCAAAACTGAGGGCTATTATATCCTGCAGCTCGGAGTGTCCTGGGCTAATGCTGGTCAAGGAGTCAGCGTGGCGGCAGCAAAAGAGGAGGCTCGGAAGCAGGTTGAAGCAGCATATGAGCTTGCCAAAGAAGGGGGTGATTTTAAAGCACTTGCACGGCAGTATTCAAACCTGCCTTCCGCTACCGATGGTGGTGATTTAGGTTTTTTTGAAAAAGATGAGATGGCTGCGTACATGCGAGACGCCGTAACATCCTTACAACCCGGAGAACTCAGCCCTCTTATTGAGCGCTCTGATAGCTACATGTTCTTTAAACTCCTGGCAAACGGTCAGGAAGAAGAAGGTAAAGAGCAAGTACTTAACGATAATATTAAAGAAGAAATCCGCAATACCTTGTATAAGCAGGAAGCAGAAGAGCGATATAAAAAATGGCTGGAGAAAATACGGAGTGAAGCATATATTAAGATTCTCTAA
- a CDS encoding TlpA disulfide reductase family protein, with the protein MNSIVTKKIFVVCTLILLALSSHAMATPMPDFTLPSAVDGKDISSKDFKGKVLLVTFFATWCPPCRQEIPSLIQLQKDLAAKGFSVLGLSLDEGDADLVNELVEQDKINYPVLMADNEVVTGFGGVTGIPTSFLISHEGKMVRTYAGYVPHELLKEDIEKIIPHEEKKIEKPKKQQKSLKLTR; encoded by the coding sequence ATGAACTCAATAGTCACGAAAAAAATTTTCGTTGTCTGTACCCTTATCTTATTAGCTCTAAGTAGCCACGCGATGGCGACACCAATGCCGGATTTCACCCTTCCCTCTGCTGTGGATGGAAAAGATATCAGCAGTAAGGATTTTAAAGGAAAGGTATTATTAGTAACTTTTTTTGCAACTTGGTGCCCACCCTGCCGCCAGGAAATCCCTTCGCTCATTCAGCTGCAAAAAGATTTAGCAGCAAAAGGATTCTCTGTTCTCGGCCTTTCCCTTGATGAGGGGGATGCAGATCTTGTTAACGAACTCGTTGAGCAAGACAAAATTAACTATCCCGTTTTAATGGCAGACAATGAAGTTGTGACTGGTTTTGGCGGAGTTACAGGAATTCCAACCTCCTTTCTTATCAGCCACGAAGGCAAAATGGTGCGCACTTATGCCGGATATGTCCCACACGAACTTCTGAAGGAGGACATTGAAAAGATCATTCCCCATGAAGAGAAAAAAATCGAAAAACCAAAGAAACAGCAAAAATCGTTAAAACTGACAAGGTGA
- a CDS encoding methyltransferase domain-containing protein produces the protein MDPQTLPAASQELYQKIKQQYRVGFESLKLNDDLQLHLLKIIDLEQLLDGKDPLKNPSEFPFWIRLWEAAIVLSRFMVNLRPAPGTTVLELGAGLGAPGLTAAALGCAVTLTDYEEIILDFEKVSAAASKLDQVRFSLLDWLNPPEMERYDIILGAEVLFRDEFFQPLLSVLRRALKPNGAIYLAHDIKRKSVPPFLQLAEKEYAISASKRVLRSLEQDKEILLTRLTPR, from the coding sequence ATGGATCCGCAGACGCTCCCCGCAGCATCCCAGGAGCTTTATCAAAAAATTAAGCAGCAGTATCGCGTTGGTTTTGAATCCTTAAAGCTCAATGATGACCTTCAACTTCATCTCCTGAAAATTATTGACCTTGAGCAACTCCTTGACGGTAAAGACCCGCTCAAGAATCCTTCAGAATTTCCTTTTTGGATACGCCTTTGGGAAGCCGCTATTGTCCTGTCCCGCTTCATGGTGAACTTACGCCCTGCCCCCGGTACAACAGTGCTTGAGCTCGGGGCTGGCTTGGGGGCTCCAGGCCTGACCGCTGCTGCCTTGGGTTGCGCAGTCACCTTAACAGACTATGAAGAAATAATTCTCGATTTCGAAAAAGTCAGTGCAGCAGCCTCAAAACTAGATCAGGTACGATTTTCTTTGCTGGACTGGCTGAATCCACCAGAAATGGAACGCTACGATATCATCCTTGGCGCTGAAGTCCTGTTCCGGGATGAATTCTTCCAGCCCTTACTTTCTGTTCTGCGCCGGGCTCTAAAACCGAATGGCGCTATCTATCTTGCCCATGATATCAAGAGGAAGTCGGTTCCTCCGTTCCTGCAATTAGCAGAAAAAGAGTATGCGATCTCCGCCTCAAAACGAGTCCTCAGAAGCCTGGAGCAGGACAAAGAGATTCTGCTCACACGCCTGACGCCTCGCTAA